A single genomic interval of Flammeovirga agarivorans harbors:
- a CDS encoding hybrid sensor histidine kinase/response regulator transcription factor — MKRIITKIVLLLVGFFLPLISSAQDEYFERGILNAYSMPQGLSHYGVTSLLEDQNGLLWVGTFDGLNSYDGFEFKTFRNIKNLNSNRIRSLFQDEYNNIWIGTDHGVSIYNYTTQKFESIYLSQTKKGVKIGPIVRQISKYKGYILCTTEEEGLLFFDPKTYKLKNNITLSESTIAYKTEPLDKHNLLVATSKGLYIVNYPNRTKTRVNGANIDKYIDLVKYNEHRYYSIANNGIVILDHNKGDITLNHILNRQKFQTIHVDSSKNIWLGHKELGLYKTNKEELDQKTKKDILEKEAYPIYRVSTMSSNDKGDFWVGSFRKGLYHLPTKKYNFKYSNLKTNNQSGEWSNHVLNLQKWTDTNVLINVHFRGILNFNTETNSIEPLPPHIKNLAGKANTLLLMDDKGGQFVKLQGKTSRNFYYSKALNKWVPLISKLDPSFANAKMRGVMLDKFGYHWVACSEGLYRLRLTKYGKIEDIQFMDQHQGFSSKSIKEVRCIYEDPKYNYIWIGTKRDGLIRINNNPKRTLKNMRKSQFVHDPDNKYSISSNYVACIQRLDNGELWIGTEEGGICLVENSQLACVFKSFMEKDGLDNNIVKSILPDKEKRLWITTNKGLNAFDLTSRKFRNYTISDGVPISPFEPSATILKNDELIFAGGNGLLYFDPSQIQEEDQMPNLLLGDFKLFNKKVNVLDTLDDHVILPKALNETEKIDLNYDQNIFSLEVISLHYSDKKGNLIRYRMLPQEQEWVTTPSEIKVASFNGLPPGKYTFEAAVSNSKKAWSPSKTIEITIHPPIWKTTVAYILYFVLFVTILFVVIRFILKMNKIEHDLQIEQMDKERIDELNKTRTRMFMNIAHEFRTPLTLISGPLQVLIKIFESNNDAYKHLSLIESQSKKMFQLVNQVQDFQKAEQSLLKLKMTSFEFTSLISEVKKGFNQLAEHTERKFVVNGDANQLFVVADRQKLEIVLNNLLNNAFKFTKSGDTITLNYGVENDKLVFSVSDTGVGIKAKDLPYVFERYYQSEDVNTATVGSGIGLAFSKRIVELHYGTIGVESKVKEGTQFNVILPVEISLEDTFNEERLQEILNMESDDEKQRILPKGIELPESLKDDSLKELNVYYVEDNDDLRDFVHSSLSEYFNVKSFVNGRQCKEAVENEWPDLIISDILMPELNGLELCKGIKADIRTSHIPVILLTSRSSVDDQVSGFESGADAYISKPFDLKQLIATAQMLLKNRRQLRERFRIDFPVEVEKKNNNKSERVFMEKLYALMEKHLDDEELDINIFIKELHLNRTHFYQKVKTITNHTPYELLKLYRLKKAAEMLVNEKLTVSEVYLRTGFKSRTHFSRMFKEHYGITPGKYGKEQAVEVEETA; from the coding sequence ATGAAAAGAATTATTACGAAAATAGTATTACTACTTGTTGGATTTTTTCTACCCCTTATAAGTAGTGCACAAGACGAATATTTTGAAAGAGGAATATTAAATGCCTATTCAATGCCTCAAGGGTTATCTCACTATGGTGTTACTTCACTATTAGAGGATCAAAACGGATTACTTTGGGTAGGTACATTTGATGGATTAAATAGTTATGATGGTTTTGAGTTTAAGACCTTCAGAAATATCAAGAACTTGAATAGTAACCGTATACGTTCTCTATTTCAAGATGAATACAACAATATTTGGATTGGTACAGATCATGGTGTGAGTATCTATAATTATACTACACAAAAGTTTGAAAGTATCTACCTTTCTCAAACAAAGAAAGGAGTTAAAATAGGACCAATTGTTAGGCAGATCTCAAAGTATAAAGGGTATATCTTGTGTACCACAGAAGAAGAAGGATTGCTCTTTTTTGATCCAAAAACGTATAAGTTAAAAAACAATATTACCCTAAGTGAAAGCACAATTGCTTATAAAACTGAGCCATTAGACAAGCATAACCTATTAGTTGCTACTTCTAAGGGTTTGTATATTGTTAATTACCCAAATAGAACAAAAACAAGAGTCAATGGAGCTAACATTGATAAATACATCGATTTAGTAAAGTATAATGAGCATAGGTACTACAGTATAGCCAACAATGGTATCGTTATCCTAGATCATAATAAGGGGGATATAACATTGAATCATATTTTGAACCGTCAGAAGTTTCAAACGATTCATGTCGACTCTTCTAAAAATATATGGTTAGGACATAAAGAATTAGGTCTATATAAAACAAACAAGGAAGAGTTAGATCAAAAAACAAAAAAAGATATATTGGAGAAAGAGGCATACCCTATCTACAGGGTTAGTACGATGTCTTCAAATGATAAAGGAGACTTTTGGGTAGGATCATTTAGAAAAGGTTTATACCATTTACCTACAAAAAAATATAACTTCAAATACTCCAACCTTAAGACAAATAATCAATCTGGCGAATGGTCTAATCACGTATTAAACCTTCAAAAATGGACAGATACCAATGTTCTAATCAACGTTCATTTTAGAGGAATCCTAAATTTTAATACAGAAACGAATAGTATAGAACCATTACCTCCACACATCAAAAACTTAGCAGGAAAAGCAAATACTTTACTTTTGATGGATGATAAAGGAGGACAGTTTGTAAAGCTACAAGGAAAAACATCTAGAAACTTCTATTACAGTAAAGCCCTAAATAAGTGGGTTCCTCTGATAAGTAAGCTAGACCCTTCATTTGCAAATGCTAAAATGAGAGGGGTAATGCTAGATAAGTTTGGTTATCATTGGGTGGCATGTAGTGAAGGATTATACCGTTTACGTCTTACAAAATATGGTAAAATCGAAGACATACAATTTATGGATCAGCATCAAGGTTTTTCTTCTAAAAGTATAAAAGAAGTGAGATGCATCTATGAAGATCCCAAATACAATTATATCTGGATAGGAACAAAAAGAGATGGGTTAATTCGAATCAATAACAACCCGAAACGTACGTTGAAAAATATGAGGAAATCTCAATTTGTTCATGACCCCGATAACAAATATTCTATTTCCAGTAATTATGTGGCTTGTATCCAAAGATTAGATAATGGTGAGTTATGGATTGGTACAGAAGAAGGCGGTATTTGTTTAGTAGAGAACTCTCAGTTGGCTTGTGTTTTTAAATCTTTTATGGAAAAGGATGGACTGGATAATAATATTGTAAAAAGTATTCTACCAGATAAAGAAAAAAGACTTTGGATTACGACAAATAAAGGTTTAAATGCTTTTGATCTCACTTCTAGAAAGTTTAGAAATTATACCATTAGTGATGGAGTGCCTATTTCTCCATTCGAGCCATCAGCAACAATTTTGAAAAATGATGAATTGATTTTTGCTGGTGGTAATGGATTACTTTACTTTGACCCATCTCAAATTCAGGAAGAAGATCAAATGCCGAATCTATTATTGGGTGACTTTAAATTATTCAATAAGAAAGTGAATGTTTTAGACACTCTAGATGATCATGTAATCTTACCAAAGGCATTAAATGAAACTGAAAAGATTGACTTGAATTATGATCAAAATATCTTCTCATTAGAGGTGATTTCATTGCACTATTCCGATAAAAAGGGAAACTTAATTCGTTATAGAATGTTGCCTCAAGAACAAGAATGGGTGACAACACCATCTGAAATAAAAGTAGCCAGTTTTAATGGGTTGCCTCCTGGAAAATATACTTTTGAAGCTGCCGTTTCAAATTCTAAAAAAGCATGGTCACCATCAAAAACTATTGAGATTACTATTCATCCTCCTATATGGAAAACGACGGTTGCTTATATCTTATATTTTGTCTTGTTTGTAACGATTTTGTTTGTAGTTATCCGTTTTATCTTAAAGATGAATAAGATTGAACATGATTTACAAATAGAGCAAATGGACAAAGAAAGAATTGATGAGTTGAATAAAACTAGAACAAGAATGTTCATGAACATCGCTCATGAATTTAGAACACCATTAACGCTAATCTCGGGACCACTACAAGTACTTATTAAGATTTTTGAATCGAATAATGATGCGTATAAGCATCTGAGCCTAATTGAAAGTCAATCTAAAAAGATGTTCCAATTGGTCAATCAAGTACAGGATTTTCAAAAAGCAGAGCAAAGTCTACTTAAATTAAAGATGACTTCTTTCGAATTCACTTCTTTAATTTCTGAAGTGAAAAAAGGATTTAATCAACTGGCAGAACATACAGAGAGAAAATTTGTAGTCAACGGAGATGCGAATCAGTTATTTGTGGTAGCAGATCGACAAAAATTAGAAATTGTCCTTAACAACTTACTGAATAATGCCTTTAAATTCACAAAATCGGGAGATACGATTACCTTGAACTATGGAGTCGAAAACGACAAATTAGTATTCTCTGTAAGTGATACGGGTGTTGGGATTAAAGCAAAGGACTTACCATATGTTTTTGAGAGGTATTATCAATCAGAAGATGTAAATACCGCCACAGTAGGTTCGGGTATTGGATTGGCTTTTTCTAAGAGAATCGTTGAGTTACATTACGGTACTATTGGTGTAGAAAGTAAGGTGAAAGAAGGAACTCAGTTTAATGTTATCCTTCCTGTTGAAATTAGTTTGGAAGACACTTTTAATGAAGAGCGTCTTCAAGAAATTTTAAACATGGAGTCTGATGATGAGAAACAAAGAATCTTACCAAAAGGCATCGAACTTCCAGAGAGTTTAAAAGATGACTCATTAAAAGAATTAAATGTGTATTACGTTGAAGACAACGATGACTTAAGAGATTTTGTTCATTCGTCTTTATCGGAATATTTTAATGTGAAATCTTTTGTGAACGGTAGACAGTGTAAGGAAGCTGTAGAAAACGAATGGCCCGACTTGATAATTAGTGATATTCTGATGCCGGAATTAAATGGTTTAGAGCTTTGTAAAGGCATCAAAGCAGATATTCGTACAAGTCATATTCCTGTCATTCTACTTACTTCTAGGTCATCTGTAGATGATCAAGTATCTGGTTTTGAAAGTGGTGCGGATGCTTACATCAGTAAGCCATTCGATTTGAAACAACTGATTGCTACAGCACAAATGCTATTAAAAAATAGACGTCAGTTAAGAGAGAGGTTTAGAATCGATTTCCCTGTAGAAGTAGAGAAAAAGAATAATAATAAGAGCGAAAGAGTCTTTATGGAAAAACTCTATGCGTTGATGGAAAAACACCTTGATGATGAAGAATTAGATATCAATATCTTTATTAAGGAATTGCATTTAAATCGTACACACTTCTACCAAAAAGTGAAAACAATTACGAACCATACTCCTTATGAGTTATTGAAACTTTATCGTCTTAAAAAAGCAGCTGAAATGTTGGTCAATGAAAAGCTGACGGTTTCTGAAGTTTATCTCCGCACAGGATTTAAAAGTAGAACACATTTTAGTAGAATGTTTAAAGAACATTACGGTATAACACCGGGTAAATATGGAAAAGAACAGGCTGTTGAAGTAGAAGAAACAGCTTAA
- a CDS encoding right-handed parallel beta-helix repeat-containing protein translates to MKKLIFIFSLLVSFSGFCDKPGEVIQVKKTAAITEDATPYVLKKILENKEAKGIKFEKGTYHFYPDKGLTKFVYISNHKDVFVNLAFPIDGFKDFTIDGQGSTFIFHGKMIPFLVDNSENVSIKNVTIDWAMAFHSEGEIIAHNTEEHSFDVRFGDEYPYEIRNGDIYFIKEYYEHDLGQTIIYDKQRRAIAYNDKKFSPIATSQKSTVQHGIDQVKYKYKVDKSDLTLRKVGTESRLNLKQVAPGVVRFYNHKKQLPPIGTILSTKGQQGENRVAPGIRVNNTNNFHLTDVTIHHAGGMGLLVENSEDIYIDRLKITPSGDRMVSTTADATHFVGCRGFIKMTNSLLENQLDDCVNIHGAYQEVVEQLGEKKLGIRMGHHQQEGYVIGKKGDTIGFVKIDESFTPFDKLTIESIERVNQRYQVITFKEKIPKEVVQGDYIENISAYPEVLLENNKFQGNRARGVLLSTPKKAIVRNNYFHSEMEAIFLPVESSKWYESGATSNLLIEGNTFDNCNFGGTSRGIIRLVTDEDNESIAFNDITIRKNIFKMFDNLVLEASNTDELKFEENTILSSDRFPQLYPENPAFILRSSKNVTFKNNDFQGKATKMMESDKSTINVDFQ, encoded by the coding sequence ATGAAGAAATTAATATTTATCTTTTCTCTCTTGGTTTCTTTTTCTGGTTTTTGTGATAAACCAGGTGAGGTGATCCAAGTAAAGAAAACTGCTGCAATAACAGAAGATGCCACTCCTTATGTATTAAAAAAGATACTAGAAAATAAAGAGGCAAAAGGAATTAAATTTGAGAAAGGAACCTATCATTTCTATCCAGATAAAGGCTTAACGAAGTTTGTATATATCTCAAACCATAAAGATGTTTTTGTTAACCTTGCTTTCCCAATTGATGGATTTAAAGATTTTACCATTGACGGACAAGGGTCTACTTTTATCTTTCATGGTAAAATGATTCCTTTTTTAGTCGATAATAGCGAAAACGTTTCTATTAAAAATGTAACAATAGATTGGGCAATGGCTTTTCATAGTGAAGGGGAAATAATCGCACACAATACAGAAGAACATTCTTTTGATGTTCGCTTTGGAGACGAATACCCTTATGAAATCCGAAATGGAGACATTTACTTTATCAAAGAATATTACGAGCATGATTTAGGGCAAACGATTATCTACGATAAACAAAGAAGAGCGATTGCTTATAACGACAAGAAATTCAGCCCGATTGCGACTTCTCAAAAATCGACTGTTCAACACGGTATTGACCAAGTTAAATACAAGTATAAAGTAGATAAAAGTGACCTTACTCTTCGAAAAGTAGGTACAGAAAGTCGTCTCAACTTAAAACAAGTGGCTCCAGGTGTGGTTAGGTTCTACAATCATAAAAAACAACTACCGCCAATTGGTACTATCCTTTCTACTAAGGGGCAACAAGGAGAAAATAGAGTCGCTCCAGGTATAAGAGTTAACAACACCAATAATTTTCATTTAACGGACGTTACTATTCACCATGCAGGTGGTATGGGACTGTTAGTAGAAAACTCTGAAGATATTTACATTGACAGATTAAAAATCACTCCATCGGGTGATAGAATGGTGTCAACAACGGCCGATGCTACGCACTTTGTGGGATGTAGAGGTTTTATCAAGATGACTAATTCTCTATTAGAAAATCAGTTGGATGATTGTGTGAATATCCACGGTGCTTACCAAGAAGTGGTAGAACAACTGGGAGAGAAGAAGTTAGGTATTAGAATGGGACATCACCAACAAGAAGGCTATGTGATTGGTAAAAAAGGAGATACTATTGGGTTTGTAAAAATTGATGAATCATTTACCCCTTTTGATAAGTTGACTATTGAGTCTATTGAGAGGGTCAACCAGCGTTACCAAGTGATCACATTTAAAGAGAAAATTCCTAAAGAGGTCGTACAGGGTGATTATATCGAAAATATCTCTGCTTATCCTGAAGTACTTCTAGAAAACAATAAATTCCAAGGGAATAGAGCTAGAGGCGTTTTGTTATCTACTCCTAAAAAAGCAATTGTAAGAAACAATTATTTCCACTCTGAGATGGAGGCGATTTTCTTACCAGTTGAAAGCTCAAAATGGTATGAATCAGGGGCTACATCAAATTTATTGATTGAAGGGAACACATTTGATAACTGTAATTTTGGAGGAACAAGTAGAGGAATTATCCGTCTTGTTACTGATGAGGATAATGAAAGTATTGCGTTTAATGACATCACAATTCGAAAGAATATTTTTAAAATGTTCGATAACCTAGTACTTGAAGCAAGCAATACTGATGAACTAAAATTTGAAGAAAATACCATTCTTTCAAGTGATAGGTTTCCTCAATTATATCCTGAAAACCCTGCCTTTATTTTACGTTCATCAAAAAATGTGACGTTTAAAAATAATGATTTCCAAGGAAAGGCGACAAAGATGATGGAGAGTGATAAGAGTACTATTAATGTTGATTTTCAATAA
- a CDS encoding sulfatase-like hydrolase/transferase, with protein MKKGIVQLLGILLCISSSLCAQERPNILLVMAEDISNDLACYGMPEVKTPTFDQLAKEGIRYTNCIGTNSICSPSRSALMLGTHQNITNTHNHRSNRKVVLPNEYTPITKLLADAGYKTIVGSKLVMKKGEKIDCNFMHQSTGEYNGSTDFGLFNEKSAVLKNDGKPFFAQVQLKVTHRGNWWNSIREKSQHPVDPSKVTLPPFIADTPATRLDWATYLDQIEYADHEMKMLMDQLEENGVAQNTVIIFMGDNGRANIRGKGYVYDSGLRIPLIIHYPKALKKDKVDDQLCSFTDISATILELAQVDVPTYFSGTSLFDKQERDYVYSARDIWDEIKDRSRAITTKRFKYIKNYMPEVPYDAHQGYLEYNRPAVHVMRKLYSEGHLTSAQAYFFSPKKEVEELYDLKNDPDELVNLIHDPKYKKELEKLRGYMNEWQLEHIDRGFEDVAPEGFRGVAFVKYLKVYHPELWSQLEEGKLLDLTKEQSDFSKNHYKKKTK; from the coding sequence ATGAAAAAAGGAATAGTACAGCTATTGGGTATACTTCTTTGTATATCCAGTAGCCTTTGCGCCCAAGAACGTCCCAATATTTTATTGGTAATGGCAGAGGATATCAGTAATGATTTAGCTTGTTACGGAATGCCCGAGGTGAAAACACCAACGTTTGACCAACTGGCGAAAGAAGGAATCAGATACACCAATTGTATTGGCACAAACTCTATTTGTTCACCAAGTAGATCTGCTTTAATGTTGGGTACACATCAGAATATTACCAATACTCACAACCATAGAAGTAATAGAAAGGTCGTATTGCCTAATGAGTATACGCCGATTACAAAATTGCTTGCTGATGCCGGATATAAAACAATCGTTGGTAGTAAGTTAGTAATGAAAAAAGGAGAGAAGATCGATTGTAATTTTATGCATCAATCGACTGGAGAGTATAATGGTTCTACTGATTTTGGGTTATTTAATGAAAAGTCAGCCGTATTAAAAAATGATGGAAAACCTTTTTTTGCTCAAGTTCAATTGAAGGTGACACATCGAGGAAATTGGTGGAATTCTATTAGAGAAAAATCCCAACATCCAGTGGACCCTAGCAAGGTAACCCTTCCACCATTTATTGCCGACACTCCAGCTACAAGATTGGATTGGGCGACTTATTTGGACCAAATAGAATATGCTGACCATGAAATGAAAATGTTGATGGACCAACTAGAGGAAAATGGGGTGGCGCAGAATACAGTGATCATTTTTATGGGAGATAATGGAAGAGCGAATATTAGAGGTAAAGGATATGTATATGATTCGGGTTTAAGAATTCCTTTGATTATTCATTACCCAAAGGCATTGAAAAAAGATAAAGTAGATGATCAGTTATGTTCATTCACAGATATATCTGCGACTATTCTTGAACTTGCTCAAGTAGATGTACCAACATATTTTTCGGGAACGTCTCTCTTCGATAAGCAGGAAAGAGACTATGTATATTCTGCTAGAGACATTTGGGATGAGATCAAAGATCGATCTAGAGCGATAACGACAAAACGCTTTAAATATATAAAAAACTATATGCCAGAAGTACCTTATGATGCACATCAAGGGTATTTAGAGTACAATCGTCCAGCAGTACATGTAATGAGAAAATTATATTCTGAAGGCCATCTTACTTCGGCTCAAGCATATTTTTTCTCCCCAAAAAAGGAAGTAGAGGAATTGTATGATTTAAAAAATGATCCTGATGAACTAGTTAACCTGATCCATGACCCAAAATATAAAAAAGAGTTAGAAAAACTTAGAGGGTATATGAATGAATGGCAATTAGAGCATATCGATAGAGGTTTTGAAGATGTTGCACCTGAAGGTTTTAGAGGTGTTGCTTTTGTGAAGTATTTAAAAGTGTATCATCCAGAATTATGGTCACAGCTTGAAGAAGGAAAGCTATTAGACCTTACAAAAGAGCAGTCAGATTTTAGTAAGAATCACTACAAGAAAAAAACGAAATAA
- a CDS encoding sulfatase family protein, whose protein sequence is MKSYFLILLVSTFFFGCSSSKPEKENKTSAKPNILLIYLDDLGYGDMGAYGASKRLKTPNMDFLAHNGVQFTNGYATSATCTPSRYGLLTGTYPWKNVNAKILPGTAPLIIGTEQLTLPKMLKAEGYATGIVGKWHLGLGNGYVDWNKTISPGPNEVGFDESYIMAATQDRVPTVYIENNKVVGLNPQDPIQVNYEKNFEGEPTAISNPEMVDMKWHHGHNNSIVNGIPRIGFMKGGEAAKWDDYEMAEHFLIKAKEYIEQHKDQPFFLYYALQQPHVPRTPHPRFKGKSGMGPRGDAIIEADWCIGELIKTLEKQGLLENTLVILSSDNGPVLNDGYYDEAEEKLGDHQPAGVLRGGKYSLFDGGTRVPFLTYWKGKIKPTKSDALVCQMDLLSSISALVGSNLKTDDSENLLSAFLGKSKIGREELILEATSRTAFRKNDWLLIPPYEGPVALKKVKIEIGNSDQIQLYNLKEDPSQQNNLAKIHPDKVAQMMQAFKAVRGDFKKDVKVYKLR, encoded by the coding sequence ATGAAATCATATTTCTTAATATTATTGGTATCCACCTTCTTTTTCGGATGCAGTTCCTCTAAACCTGAAAAAGAAAATAAAACTAGTGCCAAACCCAATATCTTACTTATTTATTTGGATGATCTAGGCTATGGAGATATGGGGGCCTATGGGGCATCCAAAAGATTAAAAACACCCAATATGGATTTTTTAGCTCATAATGGGGTACAGTTTACTAATGGTTATGCTACCTCAGCTACTTGTACACCAAGTAGATATGGGTTATTAACGGGCACTTACCCTTGGAAGAATGTGAATGCAAAGATCTTACCTGGTACTGCACCGTTGATCATAGGTACGGAGCAACTTACTTTGCCGAAAATGTTAAAGGCTGAAGGGTATGCTACAGGTATTGTAGGCAAGTGGCATTTGGGCTTAGGTAATGGGTATGTAGATTGGAATAAGACAATCTCTCCAGGCCCAAATGAGGTGGGCTTTGATGAAAGTTATATCATGGCTGCAACGCAAGATAGAGTTCCTACAGTTTATATAGAAAACAATAAGGTAGTGGGGTTGAATCCTCAAGATCCAATTCAAGTAAACTATGAGAAAAACTTTGAAGGAGAACCAACAGCTATATCAAACCCCGAAATGGTAGACATGAAATGGCATCATGGGCATAACAATAGTATCGTTAACGGTATTCCAAGAATTGGTTTTATGAAAGGAGGAGAAGCAGCAAAATGGGATGACTATGAAATGGCCGAGCACTTCTTAATCAAAGCGAAAGAATATATTGAACAGCATAAGGATCAACCTTTCTTTTTATATTATGCACTTCAACAACCTCATGTACCAAGAACTCCCCACCCAAGGTTTAAGGGTAAATCAGGGATGGGACCAAGAGGCGATGCAATTATAGAAGCAGATTGGTGTATTGGTGAACTAATAAAAACACTTGAGAAACAAGGCCTATTAGAAAATACATTAGTCATCCTTTCGAGTGACAATGGCCCTGTACTTAATGATGGATATTATGATGAAGCAGAGGAGAAATTAGGCGATCATCAGCCAGCAGGTGTATTAAGAGGAGGAAAATATAGTTTATTTGATGGAGGAACACGTGTTCCCTTCCTAACGTATTGGAAAGGAAAAATTAAACCGACAAAGTCTGATGCTTTAGTTTGCCAAATGGATTTGCTTTCATCGATTTCAGCGTTAGTTGGTAGTAATTTAAAAACAGATGACAGTGAAAACTTACTATCTGCTTTTTTAGGTAAGAGCAAAATAGGTAGAGAAGAACTAATTTTAGAAGCCACATCAAGAACAGCATTTAGAAAGAATGATTGGTTATTGATTCCTCCTTATGAAGGTCCCGTTGCTTTAAAGAAAGTAAAAATTGAAATCGGTAATAGCGATCAAATACAATTGTACAATTTGAAAGAAGATCCTTCTCAACAAAATAACTTAGCAAAGATTCACCCTGATAAGGTAGCACAAATGATGCAAGCGTTTAAGGCTGTCAGAGGTGATTTTAAGAAGGATGTAAAAGTTTATAAATTAAGATAA
- the fbp gene encoding class 1 fructose-bisphosphatase: protein MESITTTEKSNANIETFTSHIGIAVDRFIAQRQSEFPHATGELSQLLRDIVIASKIISREINRAGLSGIEGMTEEENIQGEPQRMLDIIAEVRFKRALINGGQVCAILSEESDEIIDTGNHNAKYVVAIDPLDGSSNVDVNVSVGTIFSIYKRVSPQGKPYKKEDFLQKGDQQVAAGYILYGPSTMLVYTTGYGVNGFTYESSLGEYFLSHPNIIQPENGEYYSINERDQGEFSRDFKTYLYELKSRKMETRYVGSLVCDFHRNLLKGGVYMYPSTDKYKEGKLRLMYECHALAFLTEQAKGKATNGSARVMDIKPKDIHQRTPIIIGSKKLVDEYEEIRSLICF, encoded by the coding sequence ATGGAAAGTATTACTACTACTGAAAAGTCCAATGCTAATATTGAAACTTTTACTTCACATATTGGCATTGCGGTAGACCGTTTTATTGCTCAAAGACAAAGTGAATTTCCTCATGCCACAGGTGAATTATCTCAGCTATTAAGAGATATCGTTATTGCTTCAAAAATTATTAGCCGTGAGATTAATAGAGCCGGCTTAAGTGGTATTGAAGGAATGACTGAAGAAGAAAATATACAGGGAGAGCCTCAGAGAATGTTGGATATCATTGCAGAAGTGCGTTTTAAAAGAGCATTAATTAATGGTGGGCAGGTATGTGCAATTCTTTCCGAAGAAAGTGATGAAATAATAGATACAGGAAATCATAATGCAAAATATGTAGTGGCTATTGATCCTTTGGATGGCTCATCGAATGTTGATGTGAATGTATCTGTTGGAACCATTTTCTCCATTTATAAAAGAGTTAGCCCACAAGGAAAACCTTATAAAAAAGAAGATTTTCTTCAAAAAGGCGATCAACAAGTTGCGGCCGGATATATTTTATATGGCCCTTCTACCATGCTTGTTTATACCACTGGATATGGAGTAAATGGCTTTACATATGAATCCTCATTAGGGGAATACTTTCTTTCCCACCCTAACATTATACAGCCTGAAAATGGTGAATATTACAGTATCAATGAGAGAGATCAAGGAGAGTTTTCTAGAGACTTTAAAACTTATCTTTATGAATTGAAGTCTCGTAAAATGGAGACAAGATATGTAGGGTCATTAGTATGTGATTTTCACAGAAACCTTCTGAAAGGCGGTGTTTATATGTATCCGTCTACCGATAAATATAAAGAAGGTAAGTTACGTCTAATGTATGAGTGCCATGCCTTGGCCTTTTTGACAGAACAGGCAAAAGGTAAAGCGACAAACGGTTCAGCTAGAGTTATGGATATAAAACCAAAAGATATACATCAACGAACACCTATTATTATTGGTTCAAAAAAATTAGTGGATGAATATGAAGAGATCAGAAGTTTGATCTGTTTCTAA